The Burkholderia cepacia ATCC 25416 genome includes a window with the following:
- the soxR gene encoding redox-sensitive transcriptional activator SoxR, which translates to MGIQEIPQWPLMSIREVAARSGVPASTLRFYETRGLIKSHRNGSSHRHYSRAVLRLIAFIVFAQKIGYSLDEIAEQLVSLPEDTAPSNKDWQRLSRGWKQRVASRIEELQRLYINLDECIGCGCLSLKRCKLTNPEDRAGRNGPGARRWLGDTPPKDLE; encoded by the coding sequence ATGGGTATCCAGGAAATCCCGCAATGGCCGCTGATGTCGATCCGCGAAGTGGCCGCGCGCAGCGGCGTGCCGGCGTCGACATTGCGGTTCTACGAGACGCGCGGGCTCATCAAGTCGCACCGCAACGGCTCGAGCCATCGCCACTATTCGCGCGCGGTGCTGCGGCTGATCGCGTTCATCGTGTTCGCGCAGAAGATCGGCTATTCGCTCGACGAGATCGCCGAGCAGCTCGTCAGCCTGCCCGAGGACACCGCGCCGAGCAACAAGGATTGGCAGCGGCTGTCGCGCGGCTGGAAGCAACGCGTCGCGAGCCGGATCGAGGAGCTGCAGCGGCTCTACATCAACCTCGACGAATGCATCGGCTGCGGCTGCCTGTCGCTGAAGCGCTGCAAGCTGACGAACCCGGAAGACCGCGCGGGCCGCAACGGGCCCGGCGCGCGGCGCTGGCTCGGCGATACGCCGCCCAAGGATCTCGAATGA
- a CDS encoding efflux RND transporter periplasmic adaptor subunit, whose amino-acid sequence MLSLSLRRTSPLGAACALLLALSGCHDGKGASSAPALPEVGVATIAPRTIRLADEFNGRVEAVDAVELRPRVSGYLQRVAYKEGDLVAQGALLFEIDPRPYRIALDRANAQLQRARAAASLANVQLKRVQTLIDAHATSQEELDNARATAEQARADLQAADAAVADAKLNLGFTEVRAPIAGRVGRAVATVGNLARADDTLLTTVVSQNPVYVYFDCDEQSYLRYNARRADPKHRAIGADPVRVGLANETGFPHAGTVDFLDNRLDPQTGTIRARVRLANADHAFTPGLYARVQLVSGRDQDALLVDDKAVLTDQDRKYVYVIGPGDKALRHDVTIGRGLDGERIIEKGLQAGDRVVVDGMQRIYYPGAQVKPKALPVRADAGAGDGTGSGPSSGSGNGTQAVADAGAPAVQ is encoded by the coding sequence ATGCTCTCCTTATCCCTACGCAGGACGTCGCCTTTGGGCGCGGCCTGTGCACTGCTGCTGGCGTTGTCGGGCTGTCACGACGGCAAAGGCGCATCGTCGGCCCCGGCCCTTCCCGAAGTCGGCGTTGCCACCATCGCGCCGCGCACGATCCGCCTCGCGGACGAATTCAACGGACGCGTCGAAGCGGTCGACGCAGTCGAACTGCGGCCGCGCGTGAGCGGCTATCTGCAGCGCGTCGCCTACAAGGAGGGCGACCTGGTCGCGCAGGGCGCGCTGCTGTTCGAGATCGACCCGCGCCCGTACCGGATCGCACTCGATCGCGCGAACGCGCAGCTGCAGCGGGCCCGCGCGGCCGCGAGCCTCGCGAACGTGCAGCTCAAGCGCGTGCAGACGCTGATCGATGCGCATGCGACGTCGCAGGAAGAACTCGACAACGCGCGCGCCACGGCCGAGCAGGCGCGGGCGGACCTGCAGGCGGCCGACGCGGCCGTCGCCGACGCGAAGCTCAATCTCGGCTTCACCGAAGTGCGCGCGCCGATCGCGGGCCGCGTCGGCCGCGCGGTCGCCACCGTCGGCAACCTGGCGCGCGCGGACGACACGCTGCTGACGACCGTCGTGTCGCAGAACCCCGTCTACGTGTATTTCGACTGCGACGAACAGAGCTACCTGCGCTACAACGCACGGCGTGCCGACCCGAAGCATCGCGCGATCGGTGCCGATCCGGTTCGCGTGGGCCTCGCGAACGAGACGGGCTTCCCGCATGCGGGCACCGTCGATTTCCTCGACAACCGTCTCGACCCGCAGACGGGCACGATCCGCGCGCGCGTGCGGCTGGCGAATGCGGACCATGCGTTTACGCCCGGCCTGTATGCGCGCGTGCAGCTCGTCAGCGGCCGCGACCAGGATGCGCTGCTCGTCGACGACAAGGCCGTGCTCACCGACCAGGACCGCAAGTATGTGTATGTGATCGGCCCCGGCGACAAGGCGCTGCGCCATGACGTGACGATCGGCCGCGGGCTGGACGGCGAGCGGATCATCGAGAAGGGGCTTCAGGCGGGCGACCGCGTGGTCGTCGACGGCATGCAGCGGATCTACTATCCGGGCGCGCAGGTGAAGCCGAAGGCACTGCCCGTACGCGCCGATGCCGGTGCCGGTGATGGCACGGGCAGCGGGCCGAGCAGCGGATCGGGCAACGGCACGCAGGCCGTCGCCGATGCCGGCGCGCCGGCCGTGCAGTGA